A section of the Paralichthys olivaceus isolate ysfri-2021 chromosome 16, ASM2471397v2, whole genome shotgun sequence genome encodes:
- the tep1 gene encoding telomerase protein component 1 isoform X1 — protein sequence MRALTLQAVNVAQEEQQQATCGRSLSSNYAPLSLDNKILAQSSLQMPQLSSLASLQPSSLSSTSSSLLSSSSLVPSITSSLLSTQNRLLTSDSPRFSFSLTSSISDDSLLPTSVPSGALLNRFAQPPSFLHHGLGEQQKRDVGGDVGREEISEEMPTSFEGICVQQSEEDDISSEEEEEEDYVCSTMELSFLETDLVNEEIEPSVAIAQEEFPVFDGGNENIEELEDKKYLLLNAVCCSLVSKSTPPGQDNWDSEDSVWTKITSLAKDISVHDPEFLLKVAVYARQELNIRITTNFILALAANQPSTKPHVRRYFCAAVQLPSDWLEVVRIYSTCFSHSLPMCLKKAMADKFKQFSEYQLAKYNTRKHRCKRSPKNRKVKKPTEAQLKRWADTLRTDQSILKKFLMMEKKVVDKKQSEFTVKKMIKRLHIKEPAKHVMAILGKKYPADLKAFTHSGMKGVWEREQAGKRMKLKEPETWERLLGAEGNKAATWEKLIDNKSLPFMAMLRNLRNMITQGISEAHHKKILSKLTNKKAVIQSRQFPFRFLAAYKVIMELNTLASTSEQAVPSAQEILKAILKKFPKCKRTKRLDWETTDKKRVKMTLGVPFICRKYKLKKAQLLKANQRLFTVALLQRYRKALETAVQISCRYNVPPLPGRTAVFLVTDISTSRTTEQKQDFCLPPESEQESDEEEEDASSSRRRKKKKEENDDKLSPSLMEVATLLSLMICSSAEDGQLHLVDGHGEEAKLTSDVLLENVRSVMKQVKSSKMISYNERDNNYLSKVLNKTNKIDNIIVLLDYSNPPLEYTINNYRKDVNNKALMVQINLEGYTKPPTDRNHVILSGFSEQMLRFVAERGSSRLMDHVEHLDKLYNVPPPEGAKDPQTTNSVVSIPASPKLRWRGVRVFISSTFRDMHAERDILVRSVFPELRRRAAVHCLYLQEVELRWGVTEEESCRATELCLSEVCRSQMMVGVLGERYGLVPPKPVLPGLPQYSWLASAPAGLSITEMEIRQFQALFPDSVNQRMFCYFRDLNITKSVPVAWRSDFAPESKEAESKMASLKSSIRASDIKVTENYPCEWGGVVEGKPYLKNLEDFGKAVLDDLWTAVVKQFVEEVEEAEGASDVTEQEVHQGALQRQFFGRTKLLSRAVEVVEQVQTKGGMMVVDGGPGEGKTVFMAALADALRTRDKSKSNLVCDIISYSTDASQSARSVENLLRCLVQWFRRMKNTEKKSPLPHSYKDLLSEFHSALSDVKRNKPLVLMVDGMDGIKDGGGQLNSDWIPQQLPQGVCLIISITPKADLLQTLVKKRSTVLFTLGQLTMPDRREIIQKGLEAFGKKLSDSAFNNQLQNLIMKKGAMSPLFLHLACEDLRNFASFDQLKETLQDMPESLSQLVQHNLDRLCSQHRGMLGLRWTLAVLTVSPTGLRERDLYSVLNTCNHLSSQDRQVSWQDMLQLFRTPKGRVPMATFTRLVQGLRSLIGSSHWHNTDDLLSLTNPEVRQSFEDFFLPAESDRTRAHLVLAAHLWTLADPQGANTFLHCEANSLMHLPSNLIQSGQPEALRSLLSSYYFLYACVRHGLLHRLLETYSSYDKEQKSARSFGVQDHLEDCWSFLRRHASLLSSCPPLFIQQAFNEPPETSAHIWARGMVGKGGIRVVECQNNKDQIVQDTSELVSTFSSDPTCLDVSPDGELMVIGTGQGTLHFINAQTGQKVKSLVSSCDGISSCVFLKDGHLATTSFDGRIEIWEIKNGCRTALIKGHTNVITASNISADHRHLATVSLDFMLKVWSSTKCHEVAALPSPSPMNCVTFDPEGRLLAAGCWNGKVIVWNWLQNKTQTSLCGHQRSVRSVSFSSSSSMLCSGSISGEVRVWSVPTSTCVGCFQAHRGATEVLTFLDEGAMLLSGGSDHMLQLWSGGLGRSVTALKSDNFDLEPPQKKLKTVNSVFAALCVAVNGDYAAVGYHGEGIKLFNLDSGKMIWSSRDLDVSILCLLWVAVDAEQTEPELLVSGGSDKRLRVWRREEGEEGTMGGLKMVGMFGGQPGDIQALAQNSTYLATASDNFTIALWLLSDLAVDSHVEPHVLLRGHSGGVTCLAFSPDGGQLLSGGKDAALMVWDMNSAPPVLSKSLPHAHRDWITGCVWTPDCVISSSNDGRLCLWDLQTGKRLREISWSSALTSVCCLGQYVIAGCAEGALHVWSWETNIEICHISAHKQRIHHCSLLTDTDKNKEVNSEEMTVFTASDDGTVQLWKPLQMQHFNSFLGHSGAIHGVVRKQGVPEFLTVSEDCSLRSWTWATKSPLRHSDHVTALCFSQNADFCLAGYTSGLLEIWQHNAVVCRKQASDSTITAICSMPHGQFGVSYSKCFVDVWKLVWNQQHDSGSLVKVTTYKVKYPLVKLFFCSSLIGVSSIGTIFYITDDSNEIYSWYYNARVLDLIRNDEKSMWLVGEGDRKVCIGFVFTMNPKMALTSAFNSINLKNEEEEEEEEEVEKRKDKRESLVTAVTMDREFMVCGDTRGNMWFNQISEDSFWSSRKPAHNDRISVLRLTESSIISASYDKTVKLWDRTTKKQVGMFVCGGPVLVLEVNPEKPTELVCADGQGKLYFLSWKE from the exons atGAGGGCCCTCACTTTGCAGGCGGTAAACGTGGCtcaagaggagcagcagcaggccaCATGTGGAAGAAGTCTGTCCTCCAACTACGCTCCTCTGAGTCTGGATAATAAGATCTTAGCTCAGAGCTCCCTGCAGATGCCCCAGCTCTCCTCCCTCGCCTCTCTCCAGCCCTCCAGTCTCTCCTCCACgtcatcctccctcctctcctcatcttcccTCGTGCCCTCCATCACCTCTTCCCTCCTCAGCACCCAGAACAGGCTCCTAACTAGCGATTCACCTcgtttctccttttctttgacCTCCTCCATCTCTGATGACTCGCTGCTGCCCACGTCCGTGCCCAGCGGTGCTCTGCTCAACCGCTTCGCTCAGCCTCCATCATTCCTGCATCACGGTCTGGGCGAACAACAGAAGAGGGATGTCGGAGGAGACGTTGGCAGAGAGGAAATATCTGAAGAGATGCCAACTAGTTTTGAAGGAATATGTGTG CAGCAGTCTGAAGAAGATGATATTAGttctgaagaggaggaggaggaggattatGTTTGCTCCACTATGGAGTTATCTTTCCTGGAAACAGACTTGGTCAACGAGGAAATCGAACCGTCTGTTGCCATCGCACAGGAGGAGTTTCCTGTGTTtgatggaggaaatgaaaatattgaggagctggaggacaaaaAG TATCTCCTGCTGAATGCAGTGTGTTGCTCCCTGGTCAGTAAGAGCACACCTCCGGGTCAGGACAACTGGGACTCAGAGGACAGTGTTTGGACCAAAATCACAAGCCTGGCAAAGGACATTTCTGTCCACGACCCTGAGTTTCTTCTGAAG GTGGCAGTTTATGCTCGACAGGAGCTGAACATTCGCATCACAACAAACTTCATATTGGCTCTGGCTGCCAATCAGCCCTCCACCAAGCCTCATGTCCGCAGATACTTCTGTGCCGCTGTGCAGCtgccctctgattggctggaagtCGTCAGGATCTATAGCACA TGCTTCAGCCACTCCCTGCCGATGTGTCTGAAGAAAGCCATGGCTGACAAGTTCAAGCAGTTCAGCGAGTATCAGCTGGCGAAATATAACACACGCAAACACCGCTGTAAACGCAGCCCCAAAAATCGCAAAGTAAAG AAACCGACTGAGGCGCAGCTGAAACGGTGGGCAGACACGCTCAGAACAGACCAATCTATCCTGAAGAAGTTT ctgaTGATGGAGAAAAAGGTGGTGGATAAAAAGCAGAGTGAGTTCACTGTGAAGAAGATGATAAAGAGGCTTCACATCAAAGAACCGGCCAAACACGTCATGGCCATTCTGGGAAAAAA gtatCCTGCTGACCTGAAGGCCTTCACCCACAGTGGAATGAAGGGTGTGTGGGAGAGGGAGCAAGCCGGGAAGCGAATGAAGCTCAAAGAGCCGGAGACTTGGGAACGACTGCTCGGTGCAGAGGGCAACAAGGCCGCCACCTGGGAGAAACTCATAG ATAACAAGTCTCTTCCGTTCATGGCCATGTTGAGGAACCTGAGGAACATGATCACTCAGGGCATCAGCGAAGCTCATCACAAGAAGATCCTCAGCAAACTGACCAACAAG AAAGCCGTCATTCAGAGCCGACAGTTTCCTTTCAGATTCCTCGCTGCCTACAAAGTCATCATGGAGCTTAACACTTTGG CTTCCACATCCGAGCAAGCGGTTCCCTCAGCACAGGAGATCCTGAAGGCAATCCTGAAGAAGTTTCCCAAGTGCAAGCGTACCAAGCGTTTGGACTGGGAGACGACCGACAAGAAAAGGGTGAAGATGACGCTCGGCGTGCCGTTTATCTGTCGAAAGTACAAACTGAAGAAAGCCCAGCTTCTCAAGGCCAA TCAGAGGCTGTTCACCGTTGCTCTGCTGCAGCGTTACCGCAAAGCTCTGGAGACGGCGGTTCAGATCTCCTGCCGTTACAATGTTCCACCACTTCCGGGACGGACCGCTGTTTTCCTCGTCACAGACATCTCAACTAGTCGGACCACGGAACAGAAACAGGACTTCTGTCTCCCACCAGAATCCGAGCAAGAAagcgatgaggaggaagaagacgcCTCAAGctcgaggaggaggaagaagaagaaggaggagaatgATGACAAGCTCAGTCCTTCT CTGATGGAGGTGGCGACGTTGCTCTCACTGATGATCTGCAGCAGCGCAGAGGACGGCCAGCTTCACTTAGTTGATGGCCACGGTGAAGAAGCAAAACTGACGTCTGACGTCcttttggaaaatgtcagaagTGTCATGAAGCAAGTAAAG TCAAGTAAGATGATATCATACAATGAAAGGGACAATAACTACCTCTCCAAAGTACTTAACAAGACAAACAAG ATTGACAACATCATCGTACTGCTTGACTACTCCAATCCCCCTCTTGAATACACCATCAATAACTACAGGAAGGACGTAAACAACAAAGCCCTCATGGTGCAAATCAACTTAGAGGG GTACACAAAACCCCCCACCGACAGAAACCATGTGATTTTGTCGGGCTTCAGTGAGCAAATGCTGAG GTTTGTGGCAGAACGAGGATCTTCTAGGCTGATGGACCATGTGGAGCATTTGGACAAACTTTACAATGTCCCACCACCAGAGGGAGCTAAAGACCCTCAGACCACAAACAGTGTTGTCTCAATTCCAGCCAGCCCCAAGTTAAG GTGGCGAGGCGTGCGCGTGTTCATCTCCTCCACCTTCAGAGACATGCACGCCGAGCGCGACATCTTGGTGCGGAGCGTCTTCCCGGAGCTCCGGCGTCGTGCTGCGGTTCACTGCCTCTACCTGCAGGAGGTGGAGCTGCGCTGGGGCGTCACAGAGGAGGAGTCGTGCCGAGCCACCGAGCTGTGCCTGTCAGAGGTGTGTCGCAGCCAGATGATGGTGGGAGTCCTGGGGGAGAGGTACGGCCTGGTGCCCCCCAAACCCGTCCTCCCTGGCCTGCCACAGTACAGCTGG CTGGCGTCGGCCCCGGCGGGTCTGTCcatcacagagatggagatACGTCAGTTTCAGGCTCTTTTCCCTGATTCAGTGAACCAGAGAATGTTCTGCTACTTCAGAGATCTGAACATTACCAA ATCAGTTCCGGTGGCCTGGAGATCAGACTTTGCTCCTGAATCAAAAGAAGCTGAGTCTAAAATGGCCTCTTTGAAAAGCAGCATCCGAGCCAGTGACATCAAGGTCACTGAGAA ttACCCGTGTGAGTGGGGGGGTGTTGTGGAAGGGAAGCCGTATCTGAAAAACCTGGAGGACTTTGGCAAAGCTGTGCTCGACGACCTCTGGACGGCTGTGGTGAAGCAGTTTGTGGAA GAGGTTGAGGAGGCCGAGGGTGCATCAGATGTGACCGAGCAGGAGGTgcaccagggggcgctgcagAGGCAGTTCTTTGGCAGAACGAAGCTGCTGTCACGAgctgtggaggtggtggagcagGTCCAGACCAAAGGggggatgatggtggtggaCGGAGGACCTGGAGAGGGCAAAACTGTTTTCATG GCTGCTCTCGCTGACGCCCTCAGGACCAGAGACAAGTCCAAGTCCAACCTGGTCTGTGACATCATCTCCTACTCCACAGATGCCAGCCAATCAGCACGCTCTGTCGAGAACCTCCTCCGCTGCCTCGTTCAGTGGTTTAGAAGAATGAAGAACACTGAGAAGAAATCACCTCTTCCTCACTCATACAA AGACTTGCTGTCAGAGTTTCACTCCGCGTTGAGCGACGTGAAGCGGAACAAACCTCTGGTGCTGATGGTTGATGGGATGGATGGCATCAAAGACGGCGGAGGTCAGCTCAACTCTGACTGGATACCACAGCAGCTTCCACAG GGCGTGTGTTTGATCATAAGCATCACACCTAAAGCGGATCTTTTACAAACGCTGGTCAAGAAGAGAAGCACTGTCCTGTTCACCCTGGGACAGCTCACCATGCCGGACAGGAGGGAGATCATTCAGAAAGGACTGGAAGCTTTTGGGAAGAAGCTCAGTGACTCTGCGTTCAACAACCAG ctCCAGAACCTGATAATGAAGAAAGGAGCGATGAGTCCTCTGTTCCTGCACCTGGCCTGTGAAGACCTGAGGAACTTTGCCTCCTTCGATCAG TTGAAAGAGACCCTGCAGGACATGCCAGAGTCTCTGAGTCAGTTGGTGCAGCACAACCTGGACAGACTCTGCTCACAGCACAGAGGCATGCTGGGACTGCGTTGGACCCTGGCTGTCCTCACCGTCAGCCCGACCG gcctgagggagagagacttgTACTCTGTACTGAACACATGCAATCACCTGTCCTCGcaggacagacaggtgtcaTGGCAGGACATGCTTCAACTGTTCAGGACGCCCAAAGGACGCGTTCCCATGGCAACCTTCACCCGTTTAGTGCAGGGTTTACGAAG TTTGATTGGTTCGTCTCATTGGCACAACACCGACGACTTGCTGTCTCTAACGAACCCGGAGGTGCGGCAGAGTTTTGAGGACTTTTTCCTCCCAGCAGAAAGCGACAGGACCAGAGCTCACCTCGTGCTGGCAG CTCATCTTTGGACGCTGGCTGACCCGCAGGGAGCAAACACCTTCCTCCACTGTGAGGCCAACTCCCTCATGCACCTGCCTTCCAACCTG ATTCAAAGTGGCCAACCGGAGGCGCTCCGTTCCCTGCTCTCCAGCTACTACTTCCTGTATGCTTGCGTGCGCCACGGCCTCCTGCACCGCCTCCTGGAAACCTACAGCTCATACG ATAAGGAGCAGAAGTCTGCTCGCTCCT TCGGCGTCCAGGACCATTTAGAGGACTGCTGGAGTTTCCTGCGGCGTCACGCCTCCCTTCTCTCGTCCTGCCCACCTCTCTTCATCCAGCAAGCCTTCAACGAGCCTCCAGAGACCTCTGCTCACATCTGGGCACGAGGCATGGTGGGAAAAGGAGGGATCAGGGTAGTTGAGTGTCAGAACAACAAAGATCAGATTGTTCAAGACACCAG TGAGCTGGTGTCGACCTTCTCCTCTGATCCGACCTGTTTGGATGTGAGTCCGGATGGAGAGCTGATGGTGATCGGTACTGGACAGGGAACGCTGCATTTCATCAACGCACAGACGGGACAG AAAGTGAAGTCACTGGTGAGCAGCTGTGACGGCATCTCGAGCTGCGTCTTTCTGAAGGACGGACATCTTGCTACAACCTCCTTTGACGGACGAATAGAGATCTGGGAAATCAAGAACGGCTgcag GACTGCTCTTATTAAAGGCCACACGAATGTGATAACAGCGAGTAATATCTCTGCAGACCATAGGCACCTTGCAACTGTGTCTCTGGACTTCATGCTGAAA GTGTGGTCCTCCACTAAATGTCATGAGGTAGCAGCGCtgcccagccccagccccatgaactgtgtgacctttgaccccgaGGGTCGCCTGCTGGCTGCTGGTTGCTGGAATGGAAAAGTGATTGTGTGGAACTGGCTTCAGAATAAAACTCAAACT TCCCTGTGTGGTCACCAGCGTTCAGTACGCAgtgtctccttctcctcctcctcctcaatgcTCTGCTCTGGTTCGATATCCGGAGAGGTCAGGGTGTGGTCAGTGCCCACCTCCACTTGTGTGGGATGTTTCCAGGCTCACCGTGGAGCCACAGAGGTCCTCACCTTCCTGGATGAAGGAGCCATGCTGCTCAGTGGCGGCTCAGATCACATG ctgcagctctggtCAGGAGGACTCGGACGTTCTGTCACTGCACTCAAAAGTGATAAT TTTGACCTGGAGCCTCCTCAGAAGAAACTCAAGACCGTAAACTCAGTTTTCGCTGCgctgtgtgtggctgtgaaTGGAGACTACGCTGCTGTGGGTTACCACGGTGAAGGCATCAAACTCTTCAATCTGGACTCGg GTAAGATGATTTGGTCGTCCAGGGACCTTGATGTGTCCATCCTGTGCCTGCTGTGGGTCGCTGTGGACGCAGAGCAGACCGAACCCGAGCTGCTGGTGTCCGGAGGGAGCGACAAACGTCTGAGAgtctggaggagagaagagggagaggagggaacgATGGGGGGCCTGAAAATGGTGGGAATGTTTGGTGGGCAACCAGGTGACATCCAGGCACTGGCTCAAAACTCTACTTACCTGGCTACAGCTTCAG ATAACTTCACCATTGCTTTGTGGCTGTTGAGCGATTTGGCCGTTGACTCCCATGTTGAGCCTCATGTGCTGCTGAGGGGCCACAGCGGAGGAGTCACCTGTCTGGCCTTCAGCCCTGATGGTGGACAGTTACTCTCCGGTGGAAAAGATGCG GCTCTGATGGTGTGGGACATGAACTCAGCACCTCCTGTTCTGTCTAAGTCTCTCCCTCACGCTCACAGAGACTGGATCACAGGCTGTGTTTGGACTCCAGACTGTGTG ATCAGCTCGTCAAACGATGGCAGACTTTGTTTGTGGGATCTTCAGACGGGCAAACGCCTCAGAGAAATCTCCTGGAGTAGTGCTCTGACCTCTGTCTGCTGTCTG GGCCAGTATGTGATCGCCGGCTGTGCAGAGGGAGCTCTACATGTGTGGAGCTGGGAAACCAACATAGAAATCTGCCACATCTCTGCTCACAAACAGCGAATACACCACTGCtctctcctcacagacacag ACAAGAACAAAGAGGTCAACTCAGAAGAAATGACTGTTTTCACTGCATCTGATGACGGAACAGTGCAGCTCTGGAAACCACTACAG ATGCAACACTTCAACAGCTTCCTGGGTCACAGCGGTGCCATTCATGGAGTCGTCCGCAAGCAAGGAGTCCCAGAATTCCTCACTGTTTCTGAAGACTGCTCATTGCGGAGCTGGACATGGGCAACAA AGAGTCCTCTCAGACACTCGGACCACGTCACAGCTCTGTGCTTCTCTCAGAACGCTGATTTTTGTCTTGCTGGCTATACATCCGGTTTGCTGGAGATTTGGCAGCACAACGCTGTGGTCTGCCGCAAGCAG gCTTCAGACAGCACCATCACGGCAATCTGCTCCATGCCTCACGGTCAGTTTGGCGTCAGCTACTCGAAATGTTTTGTGGATGTGTGGAAGCTGGTGTGGAATCAACAGCACGACAGTGGaag TCTGGTGAAGGTGACCACgtacaaagtgaaatatccTCTGGTCAAGCTCTTCTTCTGCTCGTCCCTGATCGGGGTGTCCAGCATCGGGACAATATTTTACATCACTGACGATAGTAACGAAATATACAG CTGGTACTACAATGCCCGAGTTCTGGATTTGATCCGTAATGACGAGAAGAGCATGTGGCTGGTGGGCGAAGGGGACCGAAAAGTTTGCATTGGCTTTGTC ttTACCATGAACCCCAAAATGGCACTCACCTCAGCTTTCAACTCGATCAacctgaagaacgaggaggaggaggaggaggaggaagaggtagaGAAGAGGAAGGACAAGAGGGAAAGCCTAGTAACAGCTGTAACAATGGACAGAG AGTTCATGGTGTGTGGAGACACGAGGGGAAACATGTGGTTCAACCAGATTTCAGAGGATTCATTCTGGAGCAGCAGAAAACCT GCTCACAATGACAGGATCAGTGTGCTGAGACTCACTGAAAGCAGCATCATCTCTGCCTCCTATGACAAGACGGTGAAGCTGTGGGACAGAACCACTAAGAAACAG gtgggcatgtttgtgtgtggaggtCCTGTCCTGGTGTTGGAGGTGAATCCAGAAAAACCCACTGAACTGGTTTGTGCTGACGGACAAGGAAAGCTCTACTTTCTCTCCTGGAAGGAATAA